TCCATAGGCATAGCTGTTGCTTCTCCCGACCCTGCTGAATGCTTATGCTTCGCGCTTATCAACTTCTGGTACTCGGCTTCGGTTGGTTGGGTTGGGCCACGTTTGCCGTTCCCAGCCCATGTAAACAAATGTCCTGAGGATTTTGGAAATAGTATAGTATACATCTTGTTAGGCTTCGAAAAGTCAGACtggatttttataattttaagataatataccctcttaaaataataaaattttaatttagccctTCTAAAATCTATAAAGATATTTGTTAATAcagtgaaattacattttaatttttataaaattatataacttaaCTTCGACCACTCACCCAccaaaaaatttctaacttcGCCTTACTTATAGTTCCTATCTAGGCaatattacatataaacaaCATTCGATATTGAGATACTACAGCAAAACTGAGAAAGTTTCAAGTTTCTTTATCTCTCAGCTGTTATACATCTGCCTATAATTTCACCAATAGTCTCCACAGGAACATGAACCAttaatgaaatgatgaaatctgTTATTATCCCTAACAACTATCTCTCTTCCTGTAATCCTTGAAATAAGCTTTATGGCTTCGTGACAATCACCACATACACGAAGGTTTTTAACAACTCGAATCACGTCTAACGGAGCGGTACTGATTAAACCAAAGGCAATAGCCAGCTTCTCACTGTGGCAACCAAGGAAATGctctttttcttcctcttctaTGTCAAACAACACATAATCCGTCGTTGGAATGTAACCAGCTGCTTTAAGTTCCTTGGCCAATCCACCAagttttttatatatcatttcGGACATGGGGTGAGACTTGTCACCCACAAGGAATTCATGAACAGTCCCATTTACTTCAATCCAACTATACCCTGGTACTTTTTGTATTCCTCTTTCATTCATGATTGACCTAATTTTTGCAGCAGCATCCCACTTATGACTCGctgaatatatatttgatagGAGAACATAATTTCCTGAATTCCATGGTTCTAATTCAATGAGTTTCTTTAGTACATATTCTGCTAACTGGGTATCCTTGTGCAGTCGACATCCACCCAACAAGGCCCCCCAAACAATACAATTGGCTTCCATTggcatattttttatcaattgatGAGCGTCACCTAGTAAGCCAGCACGGGCTAGAAGATCCACCATGCACCCATAATGCTCAATAGTAGGAGTCAAAGAAAAGACACGATTCATGCTGTCAAAATACCGTCGACCGTCGTTAACCAGACCAACATGAGTACATCCACAAAGCAAGCCCATGAAAGTGTTCGCATTAGGTAGAATACCTGATTTTTCCATTTGGCCGAAAAGACCAAATGCGGGTTTAACATGTCCATTCATTGCAAGCCCAGATATTGCAGCATTCCAAACTACTACATCTTTCTCTTTCATCCTCTTGAAGATTTCCCAAGCTTGAGTCATACTCCCACATTTTGCATACATGTCAATCAATGCTGTACCTAGAACAGGGTTAGACAGAAACTCCTCTATGTCCATTAACTTACTAGCCCAGTCCCCTAGCTCTAGAGCTCCTAACCTGGCACAAGCGGAAAGCACGCCGACCATAGAGTAACGATCAGGTGCCAACTTCTCTTTCTGCATTTGGAAGAAGAGGTCTAGTGCTTCTTTTGGGAGTCCATTAGATGCATAGCCTTGAATCATAGTGCTCCAAGTAATTATGTCCTTCACAGGCACCCCATCAAAAGCGTAACGTGCTTGCTCCATATTCCCACACTTGGCATACATATCAACCAAAGCGGTTGCCACAAACACATTTCTGCTCAACCCAAACTGTGTTATGCATCTGTCAATCCACTCCCCACTATTCAAATCCCCTAAGTGAGCACAAGCTGACAGAACTCTAACAACACTGAAACTATCAGGCCTCAAACCCATATCTATTAGCTTACGAAACAAATCAACCGCTTCTCTATACCGTTCAACATCTATGTACCCACTAATCATTGCTGTCCaagaaataacatttttatcAGGAATATCGTCAAACACCTTACGTGCATAATCCAAATATCCACATTTGGAATACAAATACAGCAAACTTGTCTTGATAAAGACATCACGATCGAATCCTAGTTTTATAACGAGGGCATGGATTCTTATTCCTAAATGGAAATCCAAAAGCCTGGAACAGGCCTTGAGAACGAAAGGGAAAGTGAAATTGTTGGGCCAGAAGCCTTGGGTACGCATTGAAGCGTAAAACTGGGTAGCATCGAGGAAACAATCGGTGGAAACAAGGCCCTGAATCATCGTGTTCCAGAGAAAAACGTTGGGATCTTTGGCTTGATGGAAGATGAAGCGAGTGTAGTTGGTTTGATCGAAATTGAAGGAAGCTTTCAAGACGAGGTTCAGGAGATAGCTGTCTTGGTGAAGGCCAAAGCGGAAAAGCGCGGCGTGAACATGCTTGAGGTGTTTGATGGAGGTAAAGCCTTCGAGAATGCATTTCTTGATTTCAATGAATTTCGAAAATGATGAAGTTGCAGGGCTGAGGCTCGTGATCATGGCCATTGCCATGGATGTCTAGGCTTTGCCACACTGGTTCACACCAGTCAACCGCCAGACGTAATTGTAAATACAAGTTAAAATATGAGCGGAGATTTTGGTGCACTTACAGCCATAATAAACgctatcaaattttttaaaaatattttttcagcGCTTCATTTCTTTACTGCTCTTGATattgaaaacaaacaaaaaaaaaaaagcatttttttcttaatttcttaaaatttaagcaAATGTGCATTTTCATAGCTGcagttgtttttttcttttgactaGATAGCTTTTAACATTGCTTCAATTGCATTTATTTGCTTCATTCATTTTAGTGCTGGACAGACTAAATTGTATGGTAGAAAAGTCTCTTCTGtaaatat
This genomic window from Gossypium raimondii isolate GPD5lz chromosome 10, ASM2569854v1, whole genome shotgun sequence contains:
- the LOC105777376 gene encoding putative pentatricopeptide repeat-containing protein At3g08820, with protein sequence MAMAMITSLSPATSSFSKFIEIKKCILEGFTSIKHLKHVHAALFRFGLHQDSYLLNLVLKASFNFDQTNYTRFIFHQAKDPNVFLWNTMIQGLVSTDCFLDATQFYASMRTQGFWPNNFTFPFVLKACSRLLDFHLGIRIHALVIKLGFDRDVFIKTSLLYLYSKCGYLDYARKVFDDIPDKNVISWTAMISGYIDVERYREAVDLFRKLIDMGLRPDSFSVVRVLSACAHLGDLNSGEWIDRCITQFGLSRNVFVATALVDMYAKCGNMEQARYAFDGVPVKDIITWSTMIQGYASNGLPKEALDLFFQMQKEKLAPDRYSMVGVLSACARLGALELGDWASKLMDIEEFLSNPVLGTALIDMYAKCGSMTQAWEIFKRMKEKDVVVWNAAISGLAMNGHVKPAFGLFGQMEKSGILPNANTFMGLLCGCTHVGLVNDGRRYFDSMNRVFSLTPTIEHYGCMVDLLARAGLLGDAHQLIKNMPMEANCIVWGALLGGCRLHKDTQLAEYVLKKLIELEPWNSGNYVLLSNIYSASHKWDAAAKIRSIMNERGIQKVPGYSWIEVNGTVHEFLVGDKSHPMSEMIYKKLGGLAKELKAAGYIPTTDYVLFDIEEEEKEHFLGCHSEKLAIAFGLISTAPLDVIRVVKNLRVCGDCHEAIKLISRITGREIVVRDNNRFHHFINGSCSCGDYW